The following is a genomic window from Butyricimonas faecihominis.
TTACTTCATCTCGTCTCATCCGGGATGTAGCCTAGAGGACATGGCCGACTTAGCCATCAATACCAAAGAACTGGATTTCAAGCTGGAACAAGTACAGGATTTTACTCCCACCCCCATGACATTAGCCACGGATATGTACTATTCCGGTTTTCATCCCTACTCCCTGCGCAAAATTCAATCGGCCAAAACAGAAACCGAAAAAAAACGCCAGAACATATTTTTCTTCTGGTACAAACGGGAATTCAAAAGTGAAATTATCGGCATCCTCACGAAACTGAAAAGAACGGATCTCGTAAAACGGTTATATTCAAATAAAAATAAATAAATATTCATTTTTTCATGATTAATCATTAACTTTGAATCACGTAATTAAAAGGAATATGCGCTATTATACTTGGATAATGTTATTTTTTCTATTCACCTCGTGTACTCACCACCAAGCCGTGAAGAGTAATCAGCGAGGTATGGACTACATTACCCGAGAGCAACCCCGGAAAGCCTTGGAAGAGTTCAACCATGCGATCTCGTTGGACCCGGATTTCTTTTCCGCCTATTATAACCGGGCTATTATCCGGGCGAACCTCAAGCAAAATGAAGAGGCCCTTAAAGACATTAATTACGTGATAGCCAATGTCCCTGATCATGCTCTAGCTTATTATAACCGGGGAATCATATACGAGAATCTCGGTCAGCCAACCCAAGCTATTCAGGACTATAGTCACGCTATCAACTTACAGCCGGATTTATTGGAGGCATACCACTACCGCGGCATCGTTCGTTATGGAATGAAAGACTTGGACGGAGCCCTCGCTGATTACAACAAGGCAATTTCCCTTGGCTTAAAATCAAGTGCCGTATACTTCAACCGAGGGGTCATCTTTCACCAGAAAGGCCAACTTAGTGATGCCATTGAAAGCTACTCCCGTTCCATTGAAATTGATCCTTCCAATGCTAGAGCCTACTATAACCGGGCTATTTCCAAGCTGATTGTCGATAATTACAAAGAAGCCCTTCAAGATTTGGAAATCTCAAAACGCCTTGGTTACTCGAAAGCGGCAGAAATTATCTCGCAATATTATTAATTTTCAGTCGCCAAGATCTTGTATTACCTTCTTCAACCGCTCTTGCGTAGTATAAGGATAAGTTTTGTATGTGCAATCTTCATGTAATAATTTCTGGAACCACGGCTTTTGAATTTCCTCGTGTACATCTATCCATATATCACTATAATCTTCTTCCGACATATTAAGATTCTCTACAAACGTTTTATCGTTTTTCGCTACATTAAGAAAATTATATAATGACTGTATAATATGAAACTGTACATATCCTCTTCGTTTCCCAAGCGTGTATTTTAGATATAACCGAATGACTTCTCCTCCATTTTCGTGAACATAGCGAGTATTTTCAAGTAAAAACACCACGTAAGCTTGTACGGCACGTAATAATGGCCCATCCCACTTTTCTTCTCGCATATCCTTTAAAACGTTCCCTTGTTTCATGCAGTCTTCGATATTATAATCCGGTAAATAATTGTGCCGGAATCCATATCTAACACACCATTTTCGCACATTCTCCCGGGGTGAATAATCAAGTAATAGAATCACGGCCATAATCCGTCCCCAGTAATACAAAGGCTCTATAATATCAATCAGCATAAGATCCCATTGGGGGGTCATTTCATATAGTGCTAATCCTACATAATAAGTAAACTCTCCATGTTTGGCAATACTCTTTAACAAAGGAATACTTTCAATGTCATGAGATACCCCCAACAAGATAATTCCCATCTTGACCACTTCCCTGTCCGGGGTTTCCATGACCATCCAACGCCCTAATTCTTTTATTTGCGGAGTGATCACGACTTTTCTCGTGGCTAATTCATCTATAAAATCACTGTGATAATTAATAATGGGAAAACCTTTCAATAGATTATAAAATTCGATTTTCGCATTTATATTTCCCCGATTTACATAGGCTTGGAACTTATCTGCAAGTCGTTTGATAAATTCAGGATTAATCTCTTTATCGAACTGATAATAATCCATGTAATCGTCGTACGCCGGAAAATACATACCTACATCATGTCGTAAAGGAATCCGATCCGGTAAGCAATCAAATTCATCTTCATCCGTGACATATTTTAGGGGATTCTGGACAAACCGAAATATAGATAGCCGATTTTCCCAAGGTAATTTTTTATCTAAAGAATCTTTCTCCATGCCCACGATTTTAAGTTACACCTTTGATTATTCAAATTTACGAAAAACAAACGATATTTTTGCAAAATAGTAATTAAATAGCCTTTCAAATTTCAAACAAGTAAGGAGTAAACGAAAAAAAGATGTGTCAAAAATTTTGACACATCTCTTCAAGATTTATTATTCAGCCTAAGCTTTATTTCTTTTCAACTAGCGGAGCGATAGCATCAGCCACTTGTTTTTGTGTTTCTTTTACAGCCTCGTTTGTCGGCTCAACCGTTGCAGCTTGTTTCAGATAATCCTGAGCTTTCTTGAAATCAGCCAAAGCTTTTGCCTTTTCTGCTTCATATTTTTCTTTCTCAGAAGTTGCATAAGGAGTTGCTTTTTGAAGGATAGATGCCCCGTTATTGAAATAAAGAGTACCTAAACTCAACAATCCGCGGGCTTTCAATTGCTTGTTAGAAACCTGACTACTCTTGGTGAAATTTTCTGCAGCCTTGGCAATATCATTTGCTTTTTGGAATTTCTGACCTTCTTTAGCGAAATAATCAGAATATGCTTTTTCCAATTTCACATTTTGCCCCGGGGTTGCTTTAATCCCGTCCTGTAACGTTTTCAACATTTCAGGAATCTTTTTCAAGTTCTCTTGAGCATCAGCCATTCCCAGATAAGAAGAGGCAACTTTGTAATTATTCTTGATAGACATACCAAAGTATTTCTCGGCATTGGCATAATCTTTCAATTTAGTTGCACAAACAGCCACGTTATAAACCGTTGCGTCATCTTTGAATTCGATTAATTTCAGGTATTGCTCCCACTTGGTAAAGGCCTCTTTATAATTCTTGGCTCTCCAAGCTGCATTACCTTCATTCTTAACTTTGCCGGATTCATTGGTTTGTGCAAATAAAGCTCCTCCTACAAACAAGCTCGTTAGAACAAATAAAAGTAGTTTCTTCATATTTTCCGTGTGTTTTTGTTTAACATGAATAAATTCGTTGTTTATGCCCACTAAGATAACACTCTATTAAGAAATATCAAAAGTCTCTTAACTTATTTTTCACATTTCTCGAATCATTTCACGCTATCTGATTGATAAAGAAGAGACAAAATTTTCTTCAAACCCGCTTCATCTTCCCTGTCAAAGGCCCCTAACTGGTCGCTATCCACGTCCAGACAGCCAAAAATACGGCCTTCCGGGTCCCGCAATGGGATTACAATTTCACTTTTCGAGGCGGCATTACAAGCTATATGTCCCGGAAACTCTTCCACGTTATCCACGATAACCGTTTCTCCCGAATTAATCGCAGCCCAGCAAACACCCCCGTTTCGGAGTTTCTGACAAGCCACTGGTCCTTGATAGGAACGCACAATTAAATCCCCGTCAACCAACACGTACACTCCTGTCCAGAAAAAAGACTGCATTTTGTGATGCAACACGGCCTCCATTGTCGCCAACCGGGCCCATATATCTTCCGTGGTCTGGATATATTGTTTGATCTGGTCATACAACCGATCGTATTTTGCCAGTTTTCTTGAAGTCTCCATAAAATGAATGTTTATAAAGTTTATAAGGTTCGTAAAGTTCATAAGGTTTTAAGAGTATAAAATCAAGGAATCATTCTCCACTTTACAAACTTTATAAACCTTATGAACTTTCAAATTTTTTACAGGTTTTGTAATATATCCACCAAGTGGCTCCACCACATCTGTACCGTCTTGATATTGATTTTTTCATCCGGGGAGTGAACACCTCTCAGTGTCGGTCCGAAAGAAACCATGTCCATGTTCGGGTATTTCTCCAAGAACAAACCGCACTCCAATCCGGCATGGATAGACCGTACGATCGGTTCGTTACCGAACAGACGTTTGTAAGAATCCACGGCAACTTTTACTACCGGGGAATCCGGATTCGGAGCCCACCCCGGGTACCCTTCTCCATGCTCAACCTTGGCTCCTGCCAGCGTGAACACGGATTCTACCATGTTGGCAATATTGAATTTTTCCGAATTCACGTCACTCCGTTGTGAAGTGGTGATCAAGATATTATTGGGTTCGTTGAATCTGACTGCAGCCAGATTTGTTGATGTTTCAACCAATCCCGGCATACGGTAACTCATGGAGAAAACCCCGTGAGGACAAGCGTACAATGCGTTTACAAGTGCATCCGTACTTTCTTTTGTCAACACGTTTTCCGGCACATCCGTAGACTCTAATGCTAACTGCAAACCGGGTTCCGTGATTTTCCACACGTTTTCCATTTCCGCACTATATATATTAAAGTCTACCCTCACGTTTTCCTTGTACTGCTCGGGGAACGTGATCACCGCAAAAGATTCACGGGCGATAGCATTCCGCAGATTACCTCCTTCAAACACGGAAACACGAATTCCGTATTTTGCATTCAAATCCCACAAGAAACGGTTCAGAATCTTGATGGCATTTCCCCTACCTTTATTAATATCATCACCGGAATG
Proteins encoded in this region:
- a CDS encoding tetratricopeptide repeat protein, with translation MKKLLLFVLTSLFVGGALFAQTNESGKVKNEGNAAWRAKNYKEAFTKWEQYLKLIEFKDDATVYNVAVCATKLKDYANAEKYFGMSIKNNYKVASSYLGMADAQENLKKIPEMLKTLQDGIKATPGQNVKLEKAYSDYFAKEGQKFQKANDIAKAAENFTKSSQVSNKQLKARGLLSLGTLYFNNGASILQKATPYATSEKEKYEAEKAKALADFKKAQDYLKQAATVEPTNEAVKETQKQVADAIAPLVEKK
- a CDS encoding GAF domain-containing protein; this encodes METSRKLAKYDRLYDQIKQYIQTTEDIWARLATMEAVLHHKMQSFFWTGVYVLVDGDLIVRSYQGPVACQKLRNGGVCWAAINSGETVIVDNVEEFPGHIACNAASKSEIVIPLRDPEGRIFGCLDVDSDQLGAFDREDEAGLKKILSLLYQSDSVK
- a CDS encoding tetratricopeptide repeat protein, whose amino-acid sequence is MLFFLFTSCTHHQAVKSNQRGMDYITREQPRKALEEFNHAISLDPDFFSAYYNRAIIRANLKQNEEALKDINYVIANVPDHALAYYNRGIIYENLGQPTQAIQDYSHAINLQPDLLEAYHYRGIVRYGMKDLDGALADYNKAISLGLKSSAVYFNRGVIFHQKGQLSDAIESYSRSIEIDPSNARAYYNRAISKLIVDNYKEALQDLEISKRLGYSKAAEIISQYY
- a CDS encoding aminoacyl-histidine dipeptidase; amino-acid sequence: MGVFEGLKPEAVWGYFEEICQVPRPSKKEGKIIAYLLDWAKKHNLEAKRDDAGNVLIKKPATKGKENAPTVILQAHMDMVCEKNSDTVHDFDKDPIQPYVDGEWVRAKGTTLGADDGIGMAAQMAVLTSTDIAHGPIECLFTVDEETGLTGAFALQPGFLSGNILLNLDSEDEGEMFIGCAGGIDTVINMGYKTEKTPAESFAVKVQVKGLQGGHSGDDINKGRGNAIKILNRFLWDLNAKYGIRVSVFEGGNLRNAIARESFAVITFPEQYKENVRVDFNIYSAEMENVWKITEPGLQLALESTDVPENVLTKESTDALVNALYACPHGVFSMSYRMPGLVETSTNLAAVRFNEPNNILITTSQRSDVNSEKFNIANMVESVFTLAGAKVEHGEGYPGWAPNPDSPVVKVAVDSYKRLFGNEPIVRSIHAGLECGLFLEKYPNMDMVSFGPTLRGVHSPDEKINIKTVQMWWSHLVDILQNL